One window of Aspergillus oryzae RIB40 DNA, chromosome 3 genomic DNA carries:
- a CDS encoding alpha/beta hydrolase (predicted protein) yields MRFGYALAGILISIAGANAVTHTPIVSNAEIAYHRNYLYVGGQYVQDNSGGHVFTDQMYVEKLTPTRGVTKEHPIVFIHGQAQTGTTFRGRSPWFPSNGTMKTYSAEILQQRFTAAKHYMLWPQAALHTQWNGTGMMGDPVFDTYYASTVEFFGSSTGQQYTMQEAGAALLDLIGRPVVLLSHSQGGLMPWIITDVRPDLVHAIVSLEPTGPPFQEAVFSNTSSRPYGLTDIPLTFEPAVSDPKKDLVRQVIPSNSTTRSPCVIQAEHPEPRKLVNLQKVPTMILTTESSYHAPYDWCTVKFLRQAGVSTEHLQLGEIGIHGNGHMVFMEKNSDQVAGVIQKWIERQ; encoded by the exons ATGCGGTTTGGTTACGCTCTAGCAGGGATCTTGATCTCAATTGCCGGCGCCAATGCTGTGACGCACACCCCCATCGTTTCCAACGCTGAGATAGCCTATCACCGTAATTACCTATACGTCGGGGGCCAGTATGTGCAGGACAACTCAGGCGGACATGTCTTCACGGATCAGATGTACGTGGAGAAACTCACTCCCACGCGAGGTGTGACCAAGGAACACCCGATTGTGTTTATTCATGGTCAAGCGCAAACCGGCACG ACCTTCCGTGGCCGCAGCCCCTGGTTCCCAAGCAATGGCACCATGAAAACCTACAGCGCTGAGATCCTCCAGCAGCGATTCACAGCCGCGAAACACTACATGCTCTGGCCCCAGGCCGCGCTGCACACTCAGTGGAACGGTACCGGCATGATGGGTGATCCCGTTTTCGACACCTACTACGCCTCGACTGTGGAGTTCTTTGGATCCAGCACCGGTCAGCAGTACACCATGCAGGAGGCCGGTGCGGCATTGCTGGACCTTATCGGTCGCCCGGTGGTTCTGCTCTCCCACTCGCAGGGAGGCCTCATGCCATGGATCATCACCGATGTGCGCCCGGACCTTGTCCACGCCATCGTGTCCCTGGAACCCACTGGCCCTCCCTTCCAGGAGGCTGTCTTCAGCAACACCTCTTCTCGTCCCTATGGTCTCACAGACATTCCCCTTACTTTTGAGCCCGCCGTTTCGGACCCCAAGAAGGACCTCGTGCGCCAGGTTATCCCCAGCAACTCCACTACGCGTTCCCCTTGTGTCATTCAGGCCGAGCACCCGGAGCCTCGCAAGCTGGTCAACCTGCAAAAGGTGCCTACTATGATCTTGACCACCGAGTCTTCTTACCATGCTCCCTATGACTGGTGCACTGTCAAGTTCTTGCGCCAGGCTGGTGTGTCCACGGAGCATCTGCAGTTGGGTGAGATTGGCATCCACGGTAACGGTCACATGGTTTTCATGGAGAAGAACAGTGACCAGGTCGCGGGAGTGATCCAGAAGTGGATTGAGCGTCAGTAA